aatacacaCTGTGACTGCAGTGGGAAATCACAGTGCAACGCGCAAGCAAAGAGTATACCACAGACAGGGAGGGGGAATCGGACCATGGGAACTGTGACCGCTGATTGACTGGGTTGTAATTTGCATAAACAAACAATTTATTGTTTGATTAGTAGTAAcaatgtagtaataataataataatatttataataagtGTCAGTGTTGAAACCACAAGGCTGGCAACTCACTGGCAAGAAGCTCAATTCGGGGGGAGGCGGCCAGGGACAGCTTGGGGTCGAATGTCAGGGGGTCCTGGTGGTCACGAGGGGGCAGGGCTGCCAGTCTTTTAGGCCGTGCCAGCTGGCAGAGTCGGGCACTGGGCACAGCACTGCGCACAGCCAGACTGACCTGCAGGGGGAGACAGAGGGCAGGGCAgaacagtgtctcagtgtttatACCACTTGTTGTGTTTATAACACTTGTTGTGTTTACAACATTCACTATgtttagagtgtgtgtgtctgagtgtatctgtgattgtgtgtgtttaactCTGGAGAGGCAGGGGTGCAGTGGGGTGGGAAGGGGGTGTACCGTGGCCAGCAAGGGCCGATCCGGAGTCCAGTCCTGGCTGGGGGGTCTTGGCTGGGCCAGTGCACACAGGCGGTCAGAGGGGGAGGCGGTCAGCGCAGCAGCACTCACTGTCCACACTGGAGACGACCTAGCAGGGAGGGACAGCACAGAGCCCTTACTGTACAGCTGCCCCATAATCACTAATCAATGAATGATTACAgttattatttatgcatttcagGTCTGACCTGTGCTCCTGGAAGCAGTGACTGACCCCTCTGTGGTGGCAGAGCTGGGCCAACCACGGGCTAAGGGCTGGAGATAGAGAAAGACAGACTCAGGGCtggataacacacacacacacacacacacacacacacacacacactgaaacagagACTGTCAATCACAATGTTACACACAGCCTGACCGCCAGCAAATGGTGACAAAAGCTGAAAACACTGTAAAAGGTGTCAGAAACTGttaaaaactattaaaacttaacaaacagacaaagtaaaaatatgacTTCTGGCTTTAAAGAGCCGGTGCGCTTCACTTACTGAAAGAGGTCGGCCTGCCAGTCGCTGGGGGAAGCTCATCAAGCCAGTAAACTGAACGCCTTCAAACA
This sequence is a window from Amia ocellicauda isolate fAmiCal2 chromosome 22, fAmiCal2.hap1, whole genome shotgun sequence. Protein-coding genes within it:
- the spmap2 gene encoding sperm microtubule associated protein 2, encoding MAVRIEQLSRPKPNLLKYPDRRSVYWLDELPPATGRPTSFTLSPWLAQLCHHRGVSHCFQEHRSSPVWTVSAAALTASPSDRLCALAQPRPPSQDWTPDRPLLATVSLAVRSAVPSARLCQLARPKRLAALPPRDHQDPLTFDPKLSLAASPRIELLATPKSEHRDFLQDRPVQWPVGGSALEGVPSERVLVLARPRARGKAGAHDPYRVSEAALRACASPRTAELSTPLPRKQRQKKA